A portion of the Syngnathoides biaculeatus isolate LvHL_M chromosome 7, ASM1980259v1, whole genome shotgun sequence genome contains these proteins:
- the cdkn2c gene encoding cyclin-dependent kinase 4 inhibitor C isoform X4 produces MADSLPLADLLCRASANGNLPEVLALLDRGAAVNGLNIFKRTPLQVVMLGSTAVAEALLEAGGDPNLRDPVLDLTITHDAAREGFADTVRALLAHGADANLADLHGNLPLHAAAKTGRVEALRVLLEATADPLKEPVSSVCRPPSPHPGPVEQQQWEKS; encoded by the exons ATGGCTGACAGTTTGCCACTCGCCGATCTCCTCTGCCGTGCCTCCGCCAACGGAAATTTACCAGAGGTTTTGGCACTACTGGACAGAGGAGCGGCTGTCAATGgattgaacattttcaaaaggaccCCACTACAG GTGGTCATGTTGGGCAGCACCGCGGTCGCCGAGGCCCTCCTGGAGGCCGGAGGTGACCCCAACCTTCGGGACCCGGTGCTCGACCTCACGATCACCCACGACGCCGCCCGCGAAGGCTTCGCCGACACGGTGCGGGCGCTCCTGGCTCACGGGGCGGACGCCAACCTCGCGGACTTACACGGGAACCTCCCGCTGCACGCGGCCGCCAAGACGGGCCGGGTAGAGGCGCTGCGGGTCCTCCTGGAAGCCACCGCGGACCCGTTGAAG GAGCCAGTCAGCAGTGTTTGCCGTCCGCCTTCCCCCCACCCCGGTCCGGTGGAGCAGCAGCAATGGGAAAAGAGCTGA
- the cdkn2c gene encoding cyclin-dependent kinase 4 inhibitor C isoform X2, whose product MADSLPLADLLCRASANGNLPEVLALLDRGAAVNGLNIFKRTPLQVVMLGSTAVAEALLEAGGDPNLRDPVLDLTITHDAAREGFADTVRALLAHGADANLADLHGNLPLHAAAKTGRVEALRVLLEATADPLKVNRDGETAEQVALRHGRNDAAACIHGYLVSGEPIGTIPNTRTRFYM is encoded by the exons ATGGCTGACAGTTTGCCACTCGCCGATCTCCTCTGCCGTGCCTCCGCCAACGGAAATTTACCAGAGGTTTTGGCACTACTGGACAGAGGAGCGGCTGTCAATGgattgaacattttcaaaaggaccCCACTACAG GTGGTCATGTTGGGCAGCACCGCGGTCGCCGAGGCCCTCCTGGAGGCCGGAGGTGACCCCAACCTTCGGGACCCGGTGCTCGACCTCACGATCACCCACGACGCCGCCCGCGAAGGCTTCGCCGACACGGTGCGGGCGCTCCTGGCTCACGGGGCGGACGCCAACCTCGCGGACTTACACGGGAACCTCCCGCTGCACGCGGCCGCCAAGACGGGCCGGGTAGAGGCGCTGCGGGTCCTCCTGGAAGCCACCGCGGACCCGTTGAAGGTGAACCGGGACGGGGAGACCGCAGAGCAGGTGGCGCTCCGAcacgggcggaatgacgcggccGCCTGCATCCACGGCTACCTCGTTTCGGGAGAGCCAATCGGTACTATTCCAAATACCCGTACACGCTTTTATATGTGA
- the cdkn2c gene encoding cyclin-dependent kinase 4 inhibitor C isoform X3, whose protein sequence is MADSLPLADLLCRASANGNLPEVLALLDRGAAVNGLNIFKRTPLQVVMLGSTAVAEALLEAGGDPNLRDPVLDLTITHDAAREGFADTVRALLAHGADANLADLHGNLPLHAAAKTGRVEALRVLLEATADPLKVNRDGETAEQVALRHGRNDAAACIHGYLVSGEPID, encoded by the exons ATGGCTGACAGTTTGCCACTCGCCGATCTCCTCTGCCGTGCCTCCGCCAACGGAAATTTACCAGAGGTTTTGGCACTACTGGACAGAGGAGCGGCTGTCAATGgattgaacattttcaaaaggaccCCACTACAG GTGGTCATGTTGGGCAGCACCGCGGTCGCCGAGGCCCTCCTGGAGGCCGGAGGTGACCCCAACCTTCGGGACCCGGTGCTCGACCTCACGATCACCCACGACGCCGCCCGCGAAGGCTTCGCCGACACGGTGCGGGCGCTCCTGGCTCACGGGGCGGACGCCAACCTCGCGGACTTACACGGGAACCTCCCGCTGCACGCGGCCGCCAAGACGGGCCGGGTAGAGGCGCTGCGGGTCCTCCTGGAAGCCACCGCGGACCCGTTGAAGGTGAACCGGGACGGGGAGACCGCAGAGCAGGTGGCGCTCCGAcacgggcggaatgacgcggccGCCTGCATCCACGGCTACCTCGTTTCGGGAGAGCCAATCG
- the cdkn2c gene encoding cyclin-dependent kinase 4 inhibitor C isoform X1 produces the protein MADSLPLADLLCRASANGNLPEVLALLDRGAAVNGLNIFKRTPLQVVMLGSTAVAEALLEAGGDPNLRDPVLDLTITHDAAREGFADTVRALLAHGADANLADLHGNLPLHAAAKTGRVEALRVLLEATADPLKVNRDGETAEQVALRHGRNDAAACIHGYLVSGEPIGASQQCLPSAFPPPRSGGAAAMGKELIG, from the exons ATGGCTGACAGTTTGCCACTCGCCGATCTCCTCTGCCGTGCCTCCGCCAACGGAAATTTACCAGAGGTTTTGGCACTACTGGACAGAGGAGCGGCTGTCAATGgattgaacattttcaaaaggaccCCACTACAG GTGGTCATGTTGGGCAGCACCGCGGTCGCCGAGGCCCTCCTGGAGGCCGGAGGTGACCCCAACCTTCGGGACCCGGTGCTCGACCTCACGATCACCCACGACGCCGCCCGCGAAGGCTTCGCCGACACGGTGCGGGCGCTCCTGGCTCACGGGGCGGACGCCAACCTCGCGGACTTACACGGGAACCTCCCGCTGCACGCGGCCGCCAAGACGGGCCGGGTAGAGGCGCTGCGGGTCCTCCTGGAAGCCACCGCGGACCCGTTGAAGGTGAACCGGGACGGGGAGACCGCAGAGCAGGTGGCGCTCCGAcacgggcggaatgacgcggccGCCTGCATCCACGGCTACCTCGTTTCGGGAGAGCCAATCG GAGCCAGTCAGCAGTGTTTGCCGTCCGCCTTCCCCCCACCCCGGTCCGGTGGAGCAGCAGCAATGGGAAAAGAGCTGATTGGCTGA